One Microbacterium sp. W4I20 DNA window includes the following coding sequences:
- a CDS encoding ABC transporter permease has translation MLDPQNVTPGTAKITVPKTTAIAIATRREGAWRMLVRRPLFWMGALVLLVIGAFAVAPAPFAALFGNGDPRACDLSDSAGTASAGHPFGFDVQGCDIWANAVYGAQASLSVGFLATAIALVIALLLGTLAGMGGSIADWIISRLTEVFLGFPFLLAAIVVLNMLGARNVLTVGLVLGVFGWPMMARLMRGSVRSVAKADHVLAARTMGLSTGRIVSRYVLPNAVQPVLLLATLTIGAVIVAESTLTYLGVGLSSPAISWGLQIAAGSRVFQASPHVLVLPSVLLALTVLAVVSIGEELRSVFDPRERR, from the coding sequence GTGCTTGATCCCCAGAACGTCACTCCGGGCACCGCGAAGATCACGGTGCCGAAGACCACCGCGATCGCGATCGCCACCCGACGCGAAGGCGCATGGCGGATGCTGGTGCGCCGACCGCTGTTCTGGATGGGCGCCCTGGTGCTCCTGGTCATCGGGGCCTTCGCGGTCGCGCCCGCGCCCTTCGCCGCGCTCTTCGGCAACGGAGACCCGCGCGCGTGCGACCTCTCCGACAGCGCGGGGACGGCGAGTGCCGGGCATCCGTTCGGTTTCGACGTGCAGGGCTGCGACATCTGGGCGAACGCGGTCTACGGCGCGCAGGCGTCGCTGTCGGTCGGATTCCTCGCCACCGCGATCGCCCTCGTCATCGCGCTGCTGCTCGGAACCCTCGCCGGCATGGGCGGCTCGATCGCCGACTGGATCATCTCCCGCCTGACCGAGGTGTTCCTCGGATTCCCGTTCCTGCTCGCCGCGATCGTCGTGCTCAACATGCTCGGCGCCCGCAACGTGCTGACCGTCGGACTCGTGCTCGGCGTCTTCGGCTGGCCGATGATGGCCCGGCTGATGCGCGGCTCGGTGCGATCGGTGGCCAAGGCCGACCACGTGCTCGCTGCCCGCACCATGGGGCTGAGCACCGGGCGGATCGTCTCGCGCTATGTGCTGCCGAACGCCGTGCAGCCGGTGCTGCTGCTCGCGACGCTCACCATCGGCGCCGTCATCGTCGCCGAGAGCACCCTCACCTACCTCGGCGTCGGCCTCTCGTCGCCGGCGATCTCGTGGGGCCTGCAGATCGCGGCCGGATCGCGCGTCTTCCAGGCCTCGCCGCATGTGCTGGTGCTGCCGAGCGTGCTGCTCGCCCTCACGGTGCTCGCGGTCGTCTCGATCGGCGAGGAGCTGCGCAGCGTCTTCGATCCGAGGGAGAGACGGTGA
- a CDS encoding M14 family zinc carboxypeptidase, with protein sequence MHDSTAAPTAGTTEDILRRAGAAPSHTAFPTVDALNEQLEALRAQHPHLLSVQRIGTSRLGEPISLYSIGTGTRSALVVGGVHPNEPIGSLTILHLIEQLATDAAFREQLDTTWHIVPCADPDGMRLNEAWFADPSDRELYARQFYRPAPDEQVEWTFPFSYKKAYFDAMMPETQALARAIDTARPDLYVPLHNSEGGGAYYYLSRPMPGLYDLLHALPASLGVPLHTGEPEGAHFTVLAPAIYEMGTLQDAYDWMEAYGLDPYPPGSAGDASTSYAQKYGTLSLIAELPQFSDPFADDTSETEIPYRDALRESGEKLQDAGIRLTGLIERVAPHLRLDTPLLRAARVFAPAAIGAGEESIARAAQESDRHATVSEVEALAGLVRLHRLRWGGMLVRALQAEVDAGTAAPELRRVAVEAQELFDGWLAEALSDRDSVPLPLSAVVGVQYGAILAAHAQLEGPRAWPSD encoded by the coding sequence GTGCACGATTCCACCGCGGCACCGACCGCCGGCACGACGGAGGACATCCTCCGCCGTGCCGGCGCGGCGCCGAGCCACACCGCCTTCCCGACCGTCGACGCACTGAACGAGCAGCTGGAGGCGCTGCGCGCGCAGCATCCGCACCTCCTCTCCGTGCAGCGGATCGGCACCAGCCGCCTGGGCGAGCCGATCTCGCTCTACTCGATCGGCACGGGAACGCGGTCGGCGCTCGTCGTGGGCGGCGTGCATCCGAACGAGCCGATCGGCTCGCTCACGATCCTGCACCTCATCGAGCAGCTGGCGACGGATGCCGCATTCCGCGAGCAGCTCGACACCACCTGGCACATCGTCCCGTGCGCCGACCCCGACGGCATGCGGCTGAACGAGGCCTGGTTCGCCGATCCCTCGGACCGCGAGCTGTACGCGCGGCAGTTCTACCGTCCGGCCCCCGACGAGCAGGTCGAGTGGACCTTCCCCTTCTCCTACAAGAAGGCCTACTTCGACGCGATGATGCCCGAAACGCAGGCGCTGGCGCGGGCGATCGACACCGCCCGGCCCGACCTCTACGTTCCGCTGCACAACAGCGAGGGCGGCGGCGCCTACTACTACCTGTCGCGCCCGATGCCCGGACTCTACGATCTGCTGCACGCACTGCCCGCATCCCTCGGCGTCCCGTTGCACACCGGCGAGCCCGAGGGCGCGCACTTCACCGTGCTGGCTCCCGCGATCTACGAGATGGGCACCCTGCAGGACGCGTACGACTGGATGGAGGCGTACGGGCTCGACCCGTATCCGCCCGGATCCGCCGGCGATGCGTCGACGTCGTACGCGCAGAAGTACGGCACGCTGTCGCTGATCGCCGAGCTGCCGCAGTTCAGCGATCCGTTCGCCGACGACACCTCCGAGACCGAGATCCCCTACCGGGATGCGCTGCGCGAATCGGGCGAGAAGCTGCAGGATGCCGGCATCCGGCTCACCGGTCTGATCGAACGCGTCGCGCCGCACCTGCGCCTCGACACCCCGCTGCTCCGGGCCGCCCGTGTCTTCGCGCCGGCGGCGATCGGGGCAGGGGAGGAGAGCATCGCCCGCGCGGCGCAGGAGTCCGACCGTCACGCCACGGTCTCAGAGGTCGAAGCGCTCGCCGGCCTCGTACGCCTGCACCGGCTGCGCTGGGGCGGGATGCTGGTGCGCGCACTGCAGGCCGAGGTCGACGCCGGAACCGCGGCGCCCGAACTGCGCCGGGTGGCGGTCGAGGCGCAGGAGCTCTTCGACGGCTGGCTGGCCGAGGCGCTGAGCGACCGCGACTCCGTGCCTCTGCCGCTGAGCGCCGTCGTCGGCGTGCAGTACGGAGCGATCCTGGCCGCGCACGCGCAGCTCGAAGGGCCTCGCGCGTGGCCCTCGGACTGA
- a CDS encoding ABC transporter ATP-binding protein, which translates to MDATDAVLRVRDLRVSFGTRTPIEVVHGLDLDVAPGEVVAIVGESGSGKSVTALSVIGLLPDGASATGSVQLHGRELLGLSPHELRQVRGAEIALISQDPVASLNPVFTIGFQVIEAVRSHDRSLSTRAARRRAIELLELVDIPDPARRMKQYPHELSGGQCQRVGIAMALASDPQLLIADEPTTALDVTVQAEVLDVLARLGRREGRAILLITHDMGVVAELADRVVVMRHGEHVEEGTARSVLLSPSAGYTRQLLDAVPRIGSRGAAAALKEAPAVLEIDDLVVTYGGRLRGTFRAVDGVSMRVQKGEILGLVGESGSGKSTIGRAVIGAAPVSEGTIRIEGVDMRTASRAERRRTRRRVGVVFQNPALSLNPRYTARQSVEEPLHSILGLRGKALSERVDELLESVDLSDRADRYPHELSGGQKQRVAIARAVSLDPALLIADEPTSALDVSVQAQVLEVFRELQSRLEFACVFISHDLAVIDELCDSVMVLNTGRVVEAGSRTRVLEHPEDPYTRRLLAAAPVPDPDVQQERRVARLAAAASA; encoded by the coding sequence ATGGATGCCACTGACGCCGTTCTCCGGGTGCGCGACCTGCGCGTGTCCTTCGGCACGCGCACTCCGATCGAGGTCGTGCACGGGCTCGACCTCGACGTCGCTCCGGGTGAGGTCGTCGCGATCGTCGGCGAGTCCGGGTCCGGCAAGTCGGTCACCGCGCTGTCGGTGATCGGGCTGCTGCCGGATGGCGCATCGGCCACCGGCTCGGTGCAGCTGCACGGGCGCGAACTGCTGGGGCTTTCGCCGCACGAACTTCGGCAGGTGCGCGGCGCCGAGATCGCGCTCATCTCGCAGGACCCGGTGGCCTCGCTGAACCCGGTCTTCACGATCGGATTCCAGGTCATCGAGGCCGTGCGCTCGCACGACCGGTCGCTGAGCACCCGCGCGGCGCGGAGACGGGCGATCGAGCTCCTCGAACTCGTCGACATCCCCGATCCCGCGCGGCGCATGAAGCAGTACCCGCATGAGCTCTCGGGCGGACAGTGCCAGCGGGTCGGGATCGCGATGGCGCTGGCATCCGATCCCCAGCTGCTCATCGCCGACGAGCCGACCACGGCGCTCGACGTCACCGTGCAGGCCGAGGTGCTCGACGTGCTCGCCCGCCTCGGGCGTCGCGAGGGACGGGCGATCCTGCTCATCACGCACGACATGGGCGTGGTCGCCGAACTCGCCGACCGGGTGGTGGTCATGCGGCACGGCGAACACGTCGAGGAGGGCACCGCGCGCAGCGTGCTGCTCTCGCCCTCCGCCGGCTACACCCGCCAGCTGCTCGACGCCGTGCCGCGGATCGGATCGCGCGGAGCGGCCGCCGCGTTGAAGGAAGCCCCGGCCGTGCTCGAGATCGACGACCTCGTCGTGACCTACGGTGGTCGCCTGCGAGGCACCTTCCGCGCGGTCGACGGGGTGAGCATGCGCGTGCAGAAGGGCGAGATCCTCGGGCTCGTGGGTGAGTCCGGCAGCGGCAAGTCGACGATCGGACGCGCCGTGATCGGCGCGGCACCCGTGAGCGAGGGCACGATCCGCATCGAGGGTGTCGACATGCGCACCGCCTCGCGTGCCGAGCGACGTCGCACCCGTCGCCGCGTCGGGGTCGTGTTCCAGAACCCGGCCCTGTCGCTCAACCCCCGGTACACCGCGCGCCAGAGCGTCGAGGAGCCGCTGCACAGCATCCTGGGTCTGCGCGGGAAGGCGCTGAGCGAGCGGGTCGACGAGCTCCTGGAATCGGTCGATCTCTCGGATCGCGCCGACCGCTACCCGCATGAGCTGTCGGGAGGGCAGAAGCAGCGTGTCGCCATCGCGAGGGCGGTGTCGCTCGACCCGGCGCTGCTGATCGCCGACGAGCCGACCAGTGCGCTCGACGTCTCGGTGCAGGCGCAGGTGCTCGAGGTGTTCCGCGAGCTGCAGTCACGGCTCGAGTTCGCCTGCGTGTTCATCAGCCATGACCTGGCCGTGATCGACGAGCTGTGCGACAGCGTGATGGTGCTCAACACCGGCCGGGTCGTCGAGGCGGGTTCGCGGACGCGGGTGCTGGAGCATCCGGAAGATCCGTACAC
- a CDS encoding SAVED domain-containing protein, translating into MAERNEAENLMLLCYDQHHVIDAKSLWEVYSAERLRDIKRRHEYRIKRLTSLAQKDSATVLRVVDTIHGSPVQLAQSAVNEALVEMGRFPSYVLQRTDEYEVDLRRFPGEKESSAEHWSAAVALIRNQLQLLSALVTDGSVTDLAIFPLARIPILITLGVMLDDTIPTTVYPKRRGGTEAWGWPAPGTERSFEWRVLSEDDGEPEQVTVVFSVSGSVEIDRVPGEITAGARVYEISPVGVTPNFDLVDSPRTVDMFALCWRSLIAEIETIPSVTRINLVPAVPTTVAVAIGRSINTSVHPPVLVYDRSGLASSYFFTMELPR; encoded by the coding sequence GTGGCCGAGCGCAACGAGGCGGAAAACCTCATGTTGCTCTGCTACGACCAGCATCACGTCATTGACGCGAAGAGCCTTTGGGAGGTGTACAGCGCTGAAAGGCTCCGGGACATCAAGCGGCGACATGAGTACCGGATCAAGAGATTGACTTCCCTCGCTCAGAAAGACAGCGCGACCGTCCTTCGGGTCGTTGACACTATCCACGGGAGCCCCGTGCAGCTCGCGCAATCCGCTGTCAATGAGGCGCTCGTCGAGATGGGACGCTTCCCGAGCTATGTCCTGCAAAGAACGGATGAGTATGAGGTCGACCTCCGACGATTCCCAGGCGAGAAGGAGAGTTCCGCGGAACACTGGAGTGCCGCAGTCGCGCTCATCCGCAACCAGCTCCAGCTCCTAAGCGCACTGGTCACTGATGGCTCTGTGACTGACCTCGCCATATTCCCGCTCGCGAGAATCCCGATTCTCATCACGCTTGGGGTGATGCTGGACGACACGATCCCGACGACCGTCTACCCGAAGCGGCGTGGAGGCACCGAGGCATGGGGTTGGCCAGCACCGGGCACAGAACGCTCTTTCGAATGGCGTGTTCTAAGCGAAGATGACGGCGAACCGGAACAGGTCACCGTGGTGTTCTCCGTGTCTGGCTCGGTCGAGATCGACCGAGTTCCAGGCGAGATCACCGCAGGCGCACGCGTCTACGAGATCTCCCCCGTCGGAGTGACGCCAAACTTCGACTTGGTGGATTCGCCCCGGACGGTGGACATGTTCGCTCTGTGCTGGCGGTCCCTGATCGCTGAGATCGAAACCATTCCCAGTGTCACCCGGATCAACCTTGTGCCGGCAGTGCCGACGACAGTCGCGGTGGCGATCGGCCGTTCAATAAACACATCCGTGCACCCGCCGGTGCTCGTCTACGATCGCAGCGGACTGGCGTCGAGTTACTTCTTCACCATGGAGCTGCCCCGATGA
- a CDS encoding RNA polymerase sigma factor: MPTTDTQSTDADLLEAIRQGDERALLTLHQRHIALVYRSAQRVLNDRTEAEECSQDAFLMLWSKRRSVRIYSESILPWLLTTARYLALNRARKLRRSQSREAELGELSDDSPDPLALLVDREKHQDLLQAAAQLSETDRAILSLCVASDLTYKEAAVRLGLTHSAVRNRLSRAKAEMRRTLGRHEGER, translated from the coding sequence ATGCCTACGACCGACACCCAGTCAACGGATGCGGACCTGCTGGAAGCGATCCGCCAGGGAGACGAACGCGCTCTGCTGACGCTGCATCAGCGACACATCGCGCTGGTATATCGGTCCGCTCAGCGTGTCCTCAACGACCGGACTGAAGCGGAGGAGTGCTCGCAAGATGCGTTTCTCATGCTGTGGTCGAAGCGCCGGTCTGTACGGATCTATAGCGAATCGATATTGCCTTGGCTGCTCACAACCGCCAGATACCTGGCTCTGAACCGTGCGCGAAAGCTACGGCGTTCTCAATCGCGAGAAGCTGAACTTGGTGAGCTCTCAGATGATTCGCCAGATCCCCTGGCGCTACTCGTCGACAGGGAGAAGCACCAAGATCTGCTGCAGGCAGCAGCCCAGCTATCCGAGACAGATCGCGCGATCTTGTCACTGTGCGTAGCAAGCGATCTGACATACAAGGAGGCGGCTGTACGCCTGGGCCTCACGCACAGCGCAGTACGCAATCGGCTATCGCGAGCCAAGGCAGAGATGCGGCGAACTCTTGGGCGCCACGAAGGGGAACGATGA
- a CDS encoding ABC transporter permease has translation MALGLKLLQRLVGFAIVFFGVTFIIYFTVFSLPGDPIRALAGDRQLPQSVIDALNARYLLDQPLLVQYGNYIGSLLAGDLGVDLRGRAVADQLASRWPVTITLALTAWTIQIILGLAVGIVSALKRGTLIDRGLLVISIGLSCIPVFVLGITAQIIFGVRLDWLPVAGIREGWPLAYLLPSLVIALFGLASVSRLVRGSMVENLEADYVRTARSKGISESRVIGLHVMRNSLIPTATFLATDLGFLLGGAVVIEGIFNLPGVGNLLFLAIRDHEATLVVGISTALIIIFLLTSLIVDALHALLDPRIRRA, from the coding sequence GTGGCCCTCGGACTGAAGCTGCTGCAGCGCCTGGTGGGGTTCGCGATCGTCTTCTTCGGAGTGACGTTCATCATCTACTTCACCGTCTTCAGCCTGCCGGGTGACCCGATCCGCGCGCTCGCCGGCGACCGTCAGCTGCCGCAGTCCGTGATCGACGCCCTGAACGCGCGGTACCTGCTCGACCAGCCGCTGCTCGTGCAGTACGGCAACTACATCGGCAGCCTGCTCGCGGGCGATCTCGGCGTCGACCTGCGCGGTCGCGCCGTCGCCGACCAGCTCGCGTCCCGCTGGCCGGTCACGATCACCCTGGCCCTGACCGCCTGGACGATCCAGATCATCCTCGGCCTCGCGGTCGGCATCGTCTCGGCCTTGAAGCGCGGCACGCTGATCGACCGCGGCCTGCTGGTCATCTCGATCGGGCTCAGCTGCATCCCGGTGTTCGTGCTCGGCATCACGGCACAGATCATCTTCGGTGTGCGGCTGGACTGGCTGCCGGTCGCCGGCATCCGCGAGGGATGGCCGCTCGCCTACCTGCTGCCGTCGCTCGTGATCGCACTGTTCGGGCTGGCATCCGTCTCGCGCCTCGTGCGCGGATCGATGGTCGAGAACCTCGAGGCCGACTACGTGCGCACCGCCCGCTCGAAGGGCATCAGCGAGTCCCGGGTGATCGGACTGCACGTGATGCGCAACTCCCTGATCCCGACCGCCACGTTCCTCGCGACGGACCTCGGGTTCCTGCTCGGCGGCGCCGTCGTGATCGAGGGCATCTTCAACCTCCCCGGCGTCGGCAACCTCCTGTTCCTCGCGATCCGCGACCACGAGGCGACGCTGGTCGTCGGCATCTCGACGGCGCTGATCATCATCTTCCTGCTCACCTCGCTGATCGTGGACGCCCTCCACGCGCTGCTCGACCCGAGGATCCGCCGTGCTTGA
- a CDS encoding ABC transporter substrate-binding protein translates to MHSKARLIIAASAVLALSLAGCSASSTTPDDAEDADPIRFAVEKPDSLVPANQFTSYNIVIAMFSPLTAIDDKGEITNIAAESVESDDAKLWTITLREGWTFHDGTDVTAQDYVDTWNHAAYGPNAWVNGAQLAGVVGYGDLNPAEGAEPAATELAGLKVVDDLTFTVELNAPDRQFPLQLTAGQTGLYPLPSEALDDIAAWEEAPVGNGPFALVDGWSDTDPIEAVAYDDYAGEEPSISAVTFVPYLDTATAYTDALADEVDIVAIAGSQVAQARTDFGEHVYELDAPGVDFLGFDLEDPRFADPRIRQAISMAIDREAINDAIFGGSQVPATSLTAPSMPGDPEGVCGEYCEFDPDAAKALLEEAGGFDGELGVHFIANWGQEDLFEAIANQLRQNLGIENVVATPSVDFAAFVDSVGAHEFNGPYRARWGALYPSQQNTLTAVYTATGEGNFGAGGYSNPEVDALIKEANAADTFEESSEGYVQVQERILEDFPTVPLFGNRYLYVTSDRISELSTVSGSVDLTKVVTGSAAS, encoded by the coding sequence ATGCACAGCAAGGCACGACTGATCATCGCGGCTTCCGCGGTCCTGGCACTGTCGCTCGCGGGATGCTCCGCGTCGTCGACGACGCCGGACGACGCAGAGGACGCCGACCCGATCCGCTTCGCGGTCGAGAAGCCCGACAGCCTCGTCCCGGCCAACCAGTTCACGTCGTACAACATCGTCATCGCGATGTTCTCGCCGCTCACGGCGATCGATGACAAGGGCGAGATCACGAACATCGCGGCGGAATCCGTCGAGTCCGACGACGCGAAGCTGTGGACCATCACGCTCCGAGAGGGCTGGACGTTCCACGATGGCACCGACGTGACCGCCCAGGACTACGTCGACACCTGGAACCACGCCGCCTACGGCCCGAACGCCTGGGTGAACGGCGCGCAGCTGGCGGGCGTCGTGGGCTACGGCGACCTCAACCCGGCCGAAGGCGCCGAGCCGGCGGCCACTGAGCTCGCAGGTCTCAAGGTCGTCGACGATCTCACCTTCACGGTCGAACTCAACGCCCCGGACCGGCAGTTCCCGCTGCAGCTCACCGCCGGGCAGACCGGTCTTTACCCGCTCCCGTCCGAGGCGCTCGACGACATCGCCGCCTGGGAAGAGGCGCCGGTGGGCAACGGTCCCTTCGCGCTGGTCGACGGCTGGTCCGACACCGACCCGATCGAGGCCGTCGCCTACGACGACTACGCCGGCGAGGAGCCGAGCATCAGCGCGGTCACCTTCGTGCCGTACCTCGACACCGCCACCGCTTACACGGATGCTCTGGCCGACGAGGTCGACATCGTCGCGATCGCCGGTTCGCAGGTCGCCCAGGCGCGCACCGACTTCGGCGAGCACGTCTACGAGCTCGACGCACCCGGTGTCGACTTCCTCGGGTTCGACCTCGAAGACCCGCGCTTCGCGGACCCCCGCATCCGGCAGGCCATCTCGATGGCGATCGACCGCGAGGCCATCAACGACGCGATCTTCGGCGGCTCCCAGGTGCCGGCGACCTCGCTCACCGCGCCGAGCATGCCCGGCGACCCCGAGGGTGTCTGCGGCGAGTACTGCGAGTTCGATCCGGATGCCGCGAAGGCACTGCTCGAGGAAGCCGGCGGATTCGACGGCGAACTGGGCGTGCACTTCATCGCGAACTGGGGTCAGGAAGACCTGTTCGAGGCGATCGCCAACCAGCTGCGCCAGAACCTCGGCATCGAGAACGTCGTCGCCACCCCGTCGGTCGACTTCGCCGCCTTCGTCGACAGCGTGGGCGCGCACGAGTTCAACGGACCGTACCGTGCCCGCTGGGGCGCCCTGTACCCGAGCCAGCAGAACACGCTGACCGCTGTGTACACGGCGACCGGCGAGGGCAACTTCGGCGCCGGCGGCTACTCGAACCCCGAGGTCGACGCACTGATCAAGGAGGCCAACGCGGCCGACACGTTCGAGGAGTCGTCCGAGGGCTACGTGCAGGTGCAGGAGCGCATCCTCGAGGACTTCCCCACGGTGCCGCTCTTCGGCAACCGGTACCTGTACGTCACCTCGGACCGCATCTCCGAGCTGAGCACGGTGTCGGGAAGCGTCGACCTCACCAAGGTCGTCACCGGCTCCGCGGCATCCTGA
- a CDS encoding GbsR/MarR family transcriptional regulator: MTEDNAAADAAAAEREQYRRQFAEEISLIWEMAGTSRMDGRVLGYLMIMDRPYISSADLASALGASTGAVSMATRRLIDTNFIRRHSLPGDRNHYFMAEEDPWGSFLANERRYFDREIRSLDTALRWLSPTETDAAVRLRNGRDYLEWVQDYHHKMLADWREHKRARDAGEDEA, encoded by the coding sequence ATGACCGAGGACAACGCCGCCGCAGACGCCGCCGCCGCCGAACGCGAGCAGTACCGCCGACAGTTCGCCGAGGAGATCTCGCTCATCTGGGAGATGGCCGGCACCTCGCGGATGGACGGACGCGTTCTCGGCTACCTGATGATCATGGATCGCCCCTACATCTCGTCGGCCGACCTCGCGTCGGCGCTGGGCGCCAGCACCGGAGCGGTCTCGATGGCGACTCGTCGGCTCATCGACACGAACTTCATCCGCCGGCACTCGCTGCCCGGCGATCGCAACCACTACTTCATGGCCGAGGAAGACCCGTGGGGGAGCTTCCTCGCGAACGAGCGCCGCTACTTCGATCGGGAGATCCGCTCGCTCGACACCGCCCTGCGCTGGCTGAGCCCGACCGAGACCGACGCCGCCGTGCGTCTGCGGAACGGCCGCGACTACCTCGAGTGGGTGCAGGACTACCACCACAAGATGCTCGCCGACTGGCGCGAGCACAAGCGCGCTCGCGATGCGGGCGAGGACGAAGCGTGA
- a CDS encoding FAD-dependent oxidoreductase, with the protein MHDVIVIGAGLAGLRCAGLLAADGLDVVVLEAADAVGGRQRTDIVDGFRLDRGFQVLNPAYPALRRSVDLDALAMGSFPVGVRVRTEGGIAELRHPVRHPLSIVATLRSGLVHARDAVALARWAAPGLVLPLSRLARNDVSLREGWDAVGLRGPLRTAVLEPFLAGVLAERDGETSNAFAQLLVRYFALGRPGLPAEGIAAVPEQLAAHARDAGADIRLDARVDRVSVGGEGRVVEVADGDPVRAARVVVAVGPDAVADLTDLPRPATNGLQTWWFAAAEAPTTSALLTVDGRGRGPVVNTVVMTHTVPSYAPVGRHLIAATCLLPRGSEPAEENEVRHHLSEIWGVDVSAWELVRRDDIADALPAQQAPLRAARSPRYAEGLYVAGDHRDTASIQGALASGERVARAVLKDAGVSGSS; encoded by the coding sequence ATGCATGACGTGATCGTGATCGGCGCCGGACTCGCGGGGCTCCGTTGCGCAGGTCTCCTCGCCGCCGACGGGCTCGACGTGGTCGTCCTGGAAGCCGCGGATGCCGTCGGGGGCCGCCAGCGCACCGACATCGTCGACGGGTTCCGGCTGGACCGCGGCTTCCAGGTGCTCAATCCGGCCTACCCGGCGCTTCGCCGCAGCGTCGATCTCGATGCACTCGCGATGGGGAGCTTCCCGGTCGGTGTGCGAGTGCGCACGGAGGGCGGGATCGCCGAGCTGCGGCATCCGGTGCGGCATCCGCTGTCGATCGTCGCCACGCTGCGCAGCGGCCTGGTGCATGCTCGGGATGCTGTCGCGCTGGCCCGCTGGGCGGCGCCGGGGCTGGTGCTTCCGCTCTCGCGTCTCGCCCGGAACGACGTCAGCCTGCGCGAGGGGTGGGATGCCGTGGGGCTCCGCGGTCCGCTCCGCACCGCGGTGCTCGAGCCGTTCCTCGCCGGAGTCCTCGCGGAGCGCGACGGCGAGACATCGAACGCCTTCGCGCAGCTGCTGGTGCGGTACTTCGCGCTCGGCCGCCCGGGTCTGCCCGCAGAGGGGATCGCGGCGGTCCCGGAGCAGCTGGCCGCGCACGCGCGCGATGCCGGTGCCGACATCCGTCTCGACGCCAGGGTCGACCGCGTATCGGTGGGCGGCGAGGGCAGGGTGGTGGAGGTCGCCGACGGTGACCCGGTCCGTGCTGCGCGGGTCGTCGTCGCGGTCGGTCCCGATGCGGTCGCCGATCTCACCGACCTCCCCAGGCCGGCGACGAACGGCCTGCAGACCTGGTGGTTCGCCGCCGCCGAAGCACCCACGACCTCTGCGCTGCTCACCGTCGACGGCCGCGGCCGCGGCCCCGTCGTGAACACCGTCGTGATGACGCACACCGTGCCCTCGTACGCCCCGGTCGGACGCCACCTCATCGCCGCAACGTGCCTGCTGCCGCGTGGCAGTGAGCCCGCCGAGGAGAACGAGGTCCGCCACCACTTGAGCGAGATCTGGGGTGTGGATGTCAGTGCGTGGGAGTTGGTCCGGCGCGACGACATCGCCGATGCGCTGCCCGCTCAACAGGCACCCCTGCGGGCGGCGCGATCGCCGCGGTATGCGGAAGGCCTGTATGTCGCGGGCGACCATCGGGACACCGCGTCGATCCAGGGCGCGCTCGCGTCCGGCGAGCGGGTTGCGCGCGCGGTCCTGAAGGATGCGGGGGTATCGGGAAGCAGCTGA